Below is a window of Thunnus maccoyii chromosome 16, fThuMac1.1, whole genome shotgun sequence DNA.
AGATTAATGAGATTAGTGGAGAATCGTAACTCCTCTAGTGGGAACGTTCTCCTGACAACACTGGTGTTACTGGTTACACTGGACCTTTAACAAGATGAGATATTCATCAATGACTTTGATCTTAATGTTTGATCTTCAGGAGCTTCAGGCGGCGGCGGCTCGTCCTCCATGTTCAGCTCGTCTGAGCTGCAGGACGACGGACGCCAAGAACCAGCGAGGAGACGCAGAGACACGAGAGGACAGACGTCCCACTCTGCTGCTGATTCTGACTCTCAGCAGACTCTGTAGTTTACTGTAGTTTACTGCAGTTTACTGCAGTTCACTGCAGTTTACTGTAGTTTCTGTCAGCTGACAGTGTTGATaagatcatattttataaatcaGAGTTTAATTATTTGATGACGCTGATAtgtgaaaatgaactaaattagttttatttctatgaaaaaaagcaaaacaatggtGGTGGACAAGTCGTAACGGGTCTgaacaccagtaacaccagtaacaccagtaaGTCATTGATTTGTTCTCAGACTGCATCTTATAAAGTTCTTGTTCAGACgacatttaaagattttattttcttttgtttgatgagattaaatcatgtttgtgtttctctgtaaaCATTTACCAACAACATACTGATGCTTTAACACACGTTGTACCTGAACGCACCACGACAGAGCAgctcatgttgttgttgttgttgttataaaCAATGAGAAGGTTTCAGACTCACCTGCAGCCAAACGGCCGCACGGCGCTGTACAGCGTGTAGGCGTGAACGTACATGGCCACTCTGTCTGACAGGTGctgcaggaaacaggaagcaaacaacactgttagcttagcttagcatcacATGAACAGAGTTACTCAAACTCAACTATTGTCATCAATAAAGTGTTGAAGTGACTTTTCAAGCagataaatgtcaaatatttgatgCTTTCAGATTCTTCAATGAGggaatttgcagcttttcttggTCTCACATGACTTTAACTTTAATATGATATATGAAATATCTGTTTTATGACagaaactaatgattattttctcctttaatcgattagttgtttggtttataaaatgtcagaaaaacgctgatcagtgtttcctaaagaaagatcttcagtttactgtcagagacgacagaaacaggaaatattcacattaactttaaaaaaaagactcaaaacgaTGTTTCGATGATTTTCTGTCGATAGATTCATCGCtgcagtcaaaacaaaacatttaatgacGTCATCACGTGTTTTAGTTTACAGATTAAACGAAATAAGAAAATAAGCAGCAAGttaatcaatcatgaaaatgaTCGTTAGTTAACGAGACAACAAGAGAAACAACAGGAAGCTGCTGTTGGATTTTATATCGTTCATTTCtctcagatcagatcagatcagatcagaggTTCGTCCGGTGGGggcggggggcgggggggttaCAGACAGTGACGGAGGGTTAGTAGACGTGTAGACAGGTGTGTCGGTACCTTCAGTGGAATGTCGTGACCGTAGTTTGATCTGAAGTTGGACGCTTCTTCTCTGGCGACTTCAGCGAGCGAGCGAGCATCAGCCAGCAGGCCGGCTAcagcctgagagagagagagagaagaaacacaacaacagctgATCTCATGTCCTAACCCTCTGGCATCAGCTCCAAcatggttaccatggtgacaacCTGTAAGGACATCCTGACTACTGCCCACCGCTGTTCATTCTGGAGTCTGAAGTATCTGATTCCTCCATGTTGTCCACAAACTATTAAAAcccgtcagtgagtcacatgaCCTTCATCATCGAGAGTtcggtcacgttagtttgtttaaaacGGATCCAGAGTTCAACGTTGTGATGAACGCCGTTCTTCACCAGCTGGTTGTTCTACAGATCAACTTCGTACTGAAGTTACACAAAACTGCTCTCAGCTGAttctgacagagagagaatgtgtgtgtgtgtgtgtgtgtgtgtgtgtgtgtgtgtgtgtgcgtgcgtgtgtgcgtggtTACCATGCCGACGTGTCTGTCGATGTTGAAGATGCGTTTGTTGGAACCTTCCTCGTACAGTTTGGACAGAACGAGCTTCTCCACCCCGAACACGACGCCGTCTTTACAGCGGATCCCGATGGCcgtgctgaacacacacacacacacacacacacacacacacacacacacacacgcacacacacacacgcacacacacacacacacagacgcacacacacacagacgcacacacacacagacgcacacacacacagacacacacacacacagacacacacacacacacacacacacacgtatgttTAACAGAAGGCTGTgaagtgtaaataataataattctgaccaataacagaaagaaaaactatAACTTTGACTTTCTAAAGTTAGAAATACGATGAAATATCGTTTCAAAGCTCCTGAAACAACGATTCCTCatttcaacaatatttacagtttGACATGAGAAGCAGTTCAGTCTGTAAATCAGACTGATCAGGTTTAGTTTATACTGGTCAGTATACTGGAGTTACTGGTTTCTCTGCTGGTTTGAATGAATGTGGAGACTCTGACCTGCTGTTCTCTACGGCCTTCATGGCGTATTCCACCTGAAACACTCGGCCATCTGGAGAGAAGGTGGAGGCCGACAGGTCatactgcaacacacacacacacacagatttacagattaaacacagaacatgttgatgtttagacAGAACAGAACTTTTTAAAGGGTAAATATTCCttaaaattgacaaaaacatgaaacttttGTTCTCTTCCTCCCAAATTTTGTTAGTTAGTTTGTTGTTGTCTGTAATTGACTCTCATAGCACATTAATGTAAGAGTACTGCAGGTTTACATTTACACAgtgtttacatgtatttacatgCATTGGAAGGGATGTTTAATTGACTAATAAAGTGTTGATCATAAAACAAGTTTGGCTTTCTATTTAGTAAGTTTTGTGTAATTTAtacctgttaaaaaaaatcaataatcaagTTTTATATTATAATCTACTCCTTTATCCATTAATGTGAGATCAACctattaaaaacatcattaatgtGAATATGAAACTATTTCAGAGCCCAAACATAACACAACTGATCATTACTGAATTTCCCTAATAATTCTAATTAAAGTGTAAATTCAGGGGAACTTGTTAATTAAGATTTGTTTCTGAATGTAATGGACTAATGAAGCATTCCTGGCTGGTTAAACTCCACATTAACGTTTCCTCTGAGAGCAGCATGAGCAGGATGTTCCGCCTCTAAATGTGGGATTTTATCTCAGTTCAGAGTTTTTTATGAATCAAAAGAAGCCCGATTGAACGAAAACACTTAAAGTATTTGATTAAAAGTCTTCAATTATCTTCTTAAGGGATTAAACGTCGGTTAAAACACAAGGAGTCTTAAATATGATGTATTGTGAAGGGAGTTTGGCATCTGTCGGAGCTAACTGTTAGCACTAAAGCTAACTGTTAGCACTGACTCTGCTCACGTAAATGAAACTAATTTTTATCACTAAAACGACAAACTGTGCGAACAACGCTGCAGCGGGATTTCAATTTACTTCTTTTCGTTGTAAAATCTTCACAGAAAACACTCAAATTAATCTAAACTGAACCAAAATTTACGGATCTGGGaactttcaatttcagtttagcttcggctaacgttagcttcagCTAGCATCAGTTAGCTTCAGGCCGCGCTGTGACTCAGCAGGCTGCAGGTTGTTATGAATCTAAGACTTTGGGCAGAAATATGAATTAATCTTCAGTAAAAGGAACTAAAAGCCGACACAGAGACGGTCTGAGAGGAGCCGACATGAAGCTTCAGCTcccagaaacacagaaacactcacCCCGGTCCCTATGGAGCTCATTTTAACAGGAACTGTGGATCCTCTGAGCAGCTCTCAGCTCGCTGGTCCTGCGCTTCATCACTGTCAAGCTGCCGGCAGTGACGTCACGCGGCACATCCGGTCAGcctgcacaataaaaaaaaacaccgaCAACCACATGACCTCACCGGCCagttagtagctgttctggagctttcgatcaCGTCacatgatcatcatcatcagcatgtTTGTCCAGTTATCAAGCTGGAAGTTAGAATACATGatgttaactttattattattactattattattattatagttattattattattattgtttactGCACTGTTTACAATATGAACATTTGCACGTTTCAATATCTGTGcgtttcatttcattctcttccGTTTAAAATTTACGTTTTAAATAgagtttttgttgttatttacagttggattgttttttcattaatcACCATTTAACTATTTACATGTTATCTTTCTATACAGTAGTTTTCAGTCTGCCCTTCCGGCGCTGGATTCAAATATCCAAATCTCCAATATATTGTACTCTACATATATGTTTCTCTACAGATTCTTGCCTTGGAAAGAAAAAGTTCCCTCAACATTTCAGATATTTCTTGATCAATTATCACAACTGTCTCCATAATATGAGTGGAAAACAACCACAGAGAAGTTGGACAGAAGGTCTGTTGTTActaaacatatttttctcttaaattCAGAGCTGACCAATCAAAGGTACTTTTATTATAGAAAAcacttcatttcattcattcacttcaCAATATCCGTTTTTTTCCGGTGAGCTTCACGCTGCTGCAGACATTTACACCACAGAAGAAGTATTTTTCAGCCCGACCGGctctctgctgccacctgctgctGCGGAGTGACGCGGCAGTGACGTCACACGTGGACCTGCAggtatgcatttgtgtttaataGTGCAGATGTTCCcttacaaacacatttaaaaaaataaatgtttcatgtcAGTTAAAGAAATGTTCTTGTGTAATTTTCTGTAGAAGTTTTACAAATTAACAGCTGAGAACTCAAATATAATGAGTATTTAACAACTAAACacttttttccctccatttttttcttgtaactTTACCAAATTGCGCCACTCCTCCTGTAAAATGTCCTCGatattaactgttaaataccttCAAATTACATCCAACACTTCCAGGGATTCATTATAACATTTAAagaagctgtaaaataaagttttaccaaATGTTGTTGAATCAGTGTGGAGTTGTTTGGATATTACATCATCTGTATTTCACCTTTGTCACCTTTTTGCTGTTATAATAACAACATTTCTCTGCAGCTATTAAACACATATTAATCCTCACATACTGTTCATGTTCTGACTCTTCGACTATGTTCCTTCATAATCAGATATCTGATATTCATGAAACCTCATCAGTCACAGATTAatgtgattaatccttaatgaagctttaGAGTTTattctttagttttctttttgtttatggagaaaaaaaacctttataaTCACACTATATAATGTCTTATGTTATATAAAATAGAACAATTTCAATGGATTATATTAAATGTGATGAATGCAACGTTATTTTAATGGTTATTTTTGATTCTTTCTGAATAAATATggaacaaatgcaaaaaaaatgttgaaatatttccatgtttTCATAATATTTCTGTGTTACTGCTCTGATGTGTGAAGACTGAGCAGCATGTGAAGGTTCAGTAATTATCTGATGATGTTATTAACACATGAACATGCTCACAAGCTGGATTAATAAACCAGCGCTCCCATCACAccgcttctttctctctcccacagATCCCAGTAAACGTTGCACACAGACgatgtttttttaagaaaagtgtccgtaaagttttattcagtctCAGTATGACCAGGGTGGATTACAGACCTGCTGAGTTTGAAAACAACTAAAATGTTGTGAATTTCATaatcatctgtttttattcttcttgtcattttttttcattatttcgTCTCCATCTTGAATCGTTAAATGGAAGCTTTGGTCACATAAGAGTGAAAAAACATTCGTATACAGtgcactttaaaaaacaaaaaaaacgggaaacaaaaacagtttttcattctgtgatttttttttttaaacttttttctttacaataaATCAACAGGAGCGACTGATCGACATTAAGGCAAACAGACTGAAGCTCCGCTGTCTGGAATGACAAAACAAATCGggttcagaaagaaaaaaagaagctacggttagtgatgatgatgataatgatgatgatgatgaagatgaagatgattaGCGTTCATTAGTTAACTAATACAAACATGtacaaggcttttttttttattattattatttagtgacattacatttttaataagaACGAGAACCGAGAGCTGGACTGAAGAAACGccgtcacacagcagcagcagcagcacaggaaGTTCACCGACACTACACGACCCCCCCGGACACACACGAACACGCCGCCAGGAAacgggaggaagaggaagaggaagatgaggacaGAAGCAGCAACAgaagagtaaaaactaaacagagGAGACGGACAGACACTGTAAAAAGTCTCCACGTTATCGGCCggttttcttatttttgaaTCTTTAAAGTctcgtttttttaaaaaagaatctGTCGCAGATTATTTATTCAACTTTAATTCTACTTGTTTCAAGAATTCTCTTCATTAAAGTGCTCGGAAATTAATGgaaatttaaagatttacagTTTCAGGACGACTAGCTGAGGAAGATCATGCTCTCTGACTGAAAGCACTTCTGCTGCTctagaaaagaaaatatgacacGAACTCTCGAAAACTCTGGAAACAAGTTGATTTTAAAGTTTCTCACTGCACTCAGATTCTttcacttctttaaaaaaaaaaaaaaaattttaaagacttttaagactcactaaaagacaaaaacgaCCTGGTAAGATGGAGACCAGCAGAGACCAACTGGGACCAgttcctccagcagcagcagcagactgggATCAGCAGCTCATCCTCCGAGTGACGTTCATATGTTTCTATTCTGTTCACACTGGATCTGACagtgtttgacctttgacctccagcTGTCAGGTTCTGGGTTCAGTTAAACCTCAGGCTGGTTTCTCTCCAGATCCTGATCCTGATGCCTGAACTAAGACTCCAGGTCCAGATCCTGATGCCTGAACTAAGACTCCAGGTCCAGATCCTGATGCCTGAACTAAGACTCCAGGTCCAGATCCTGATGCCTGTATTAAGACTCCTGATCCAGTTCCTGATGCCTGAACTAAGACTCCAGACCCTGATCCTGATGCCTGAACTAAGACTCCTGATCCAGATCCTGATGCCTGAACTGAGACTCCTGATCCTGATCCCCATGCCTGAACTGAGACTCCAGGTCCTGATCCTAATGCCTGAACTAAGACTCCTGATCCAGATCCTGATCCTGATGCCTGAACTGAGACTCCAGATCCAGATCCTGATGCCTGAACTGAGACTCCAGATCCAGATCCTGATCCTACATCCACCCTGagtcacttcctgtgttttgggCTGATAggatattaaaaacaaagtgttttgtattcgagaaaagactgaaatgtGATTGTTTGAACCACTTGTGGAGGAGACTGCATCAGGCCAGATGTTGAACTACATCAGTTTCTGCAGGTTTGTTTACtgtgaaaacagcagctgaagcTACGCTGATGTTAGTTTCTCTCCTTTAACATCAGGATGGATATTTGAcgcagcagaaccagagatgtCGTCTTTTTTCATTCgtcacattcttcttccttgtcaaaacctatcgcctacattacccacaatgcacctggAGACCGGTGTGTGTTATGctagcggctaatgtagccctggagctgctagcctctttttaactccacacctccagatccttttacttttcaaacttgtCGTCTTCAACCAAC
It encodes the following:
- the psma3 gene encoding proteasome subunit alpha type-3, whose product is MSSIGTGYDLSASTFSPDGRVFQVEYAMKAVENSSTAIGIRCKDGVVFGVEKLVLSKLYEEGSNKRIFNIDRHVGMAVAGLLADARSLAEVAREEASNFRSNYGHDIPLKHLSDRVAMYVHAYTLYSAVRPFGCSFILGSYDKDDGPQLYMVDPSGISYGYWGCAIGKAKQAAKTEIEKLQMKEMTCRELVKEVAKIIYIVHDEVKDKAFELELSWVGELTNGRHELVPKDVREEAEKYAKDSLEEEDDSDEDNM